One Amycolatopsis sp. NBC_00355 genomic window carries:
- a CDS encoding CsbD family protein encodes MNDKIENKGEELKGRAKEAVGDATGNEQWQAEGKAEQAKGSLKQAGEKIKDAVKGVKD; translated from the coding sequence GTGAACGACAAGATCGAGAACAAGGGTGAAGAGCTGAAGGGCCGGGCCAAGGAGGCCGTCGGCGACGCCACCGGCAACGAGCAGTGGCAGGCCGAGGGCAAGGCCGAGCAGGCCAAGGGCTCCCTGAAGCAGGCCGGCGAGAAGATCAAGGACGCCGTCAAGGGCGTCAAGGACTGA
- a CDS encoding FUSC family protein, with protein sequence MKGLVKGVGMLGFVVVVIGATAGIGVAFGLGNTVILAGLTALFCFIAATGGPLRSDLVLLAGYAPVVVAGVAGPRLLGAVSDIAAIALLTVVVFAAALLPALGPRFVTVGLGLGMASVFGYGFQLTGTATAGQIIGAPALAVGVAIVLRLLLGIGDPGKPTREALADALAGGGQDIAERAVRLWLADRPRQWQTRVLGAGMRARATAAVLDDRRRTLTEDQSAALRTILDAAEAELGRLAEAVRVKDVPDDLPAAERPGTGVALPGETRRLVDELWSGVDAVRGAVLTRDESVVDVPRAAVRAALRREAEGALSWRSAQLRHAVRCALGMLLALIVARFRPGDPLTVSFLMTTFAVLQPEWRDTLSKAWQRVGGALGGAVVLALVLWLLPPGALLPLALVALLAGFPLMQSRPLVFNGCMVLMSVGMNSATKHLDARTLLVEYVLLMVLAVVIALLFGFAAVPGVRKPSLAERFDEAVDTTRELLTAVAAVLRGESAGRLAPRFRAAARAQQDLRAPEPGSKPPGPDQQAALDAAAEGLRGLAASAGALLLRGGPTPMADFTAEAAQALGGSAIAAPGEPLDEEQRLVADTVIADVLRVRHAAPALGG encoded by the coding sequence GTGAAGGGCCTGGTCAAAGGCGTCGGGATGCTCGGGTTCGTGGTGGTCGTCATCGGCGCGACAGCCGGTATCGGGGTGGCGTTCGGCCTCGGGAACACGGTGATCCTCGCCGGGCTGACGGCGTTGTTCTGCTTCATCGCCGCCACGGGCGGGCCGCTGCGGTCCGACCTCGTGCTGCTCGCCGGCTACGCGCCCGTCGTGGTCGCCGGCGTGGCCGGGCCGCGGTTGCTGGGCGCGGTGTCGGACATCGCCGCGATCGCGCTGCTGACCGTCGTCGTGTTCGCCGCCGCGCTGCTGCCCGCGCTCGGGCCGCGGTTCGTCACGGTCGGGCTCGGGCTGGGGATGGCGTCGGTGTTCGGTTACGGCTTCCAGCTGACCGGCACCGCGACCGCCGGGCAGATCATCGGCGCGCCCGCGCTCGCCGTCGGGGTGGCGATCGTGCTGCGGCTGCTGCTCGGCATCGGCGACCCCGGCAAGCCCACGCGCGAGGCTCTGGCCGACGCGCTCGCGGGCGGCGGCCAGGACATCGCCGAACGCGCCGTGCGGCTGTGGCTGGCCGACCGGCCGCGGCAGTGGCAGACCCGAGTCCTGGGCGCGGGGATGCGGGCGCGCGCCACCGCCGCCGTCCTCGACGACCGGCGGCGGACGCTCACCGAAGACCAGTCGGCCGCGCTCCGCACGATCCTCGACGCGGCGGAAGCCGAACTCGGCCGGCTCGCCGAAGCCGTCCGCGTCAAGGACGTCCCGGACGACCTGCCCGCGGCCGAGCGTCCCGGCACCGGCGTCGCCCTTCCCGGTGAGACGCGGCGGCTCGTCGACGAGCTGTGGTCCGGCGTCGACGCGGTCCGCGGAGCCGTGCTGACGCGCGACGAGTCCGTTGTGGACGTTCCCCGCGCCGCCGTGCGGGCGGCGTTGCGCCGCGAGGCCGAGGGCGCGCTGTCCTGGCGTTCCGCTCAGCTGCGGCACGCGGTCCGGTGCGCGCTCGGGATGCTGCTCGCCCTGATCGTCGCGCGGTTCCGGCCGGGCGATCCGCTCACCGTGTCGTTCCTCATGACGACGTTCGCGGTGCTGCAGCCGGAGTGGCGGGACACGCTGAGCAAGGCGTGGCAGCGGGTCGGCGGCGCGCTGGGCGGCGCGGTCGTGCTGGCGCTGGTGCTGTGGCTGCTGCCGCCCGGCGCGTTGCTGCCGCTCGCCCTGGTCGCGCTGCTGGCCGGGTTCCCGCTGATGCAGAGCCGGCCGCTGGTGTTCAACGGGTGCATGGTGCTCATGAGCGTCGGGATGAACTCGGCGACCAAGCACCTCGACGCGCGGACGCTGCTGGTGGAGTACGTGCTGTTGATGGTGCTGGCCGTCGTGATCGCGCTGCTGTTCGGCTTCGCCGCCGTGCCGGGGGTGCGGAAGCCGTCGCTGGCCGAGCGGTTCGACGAAGCCGTCGACACGACCCGTGAGCTGCTCACCGCCGTCGCGGCGGTGCTGCGGGGCGAGTCGGCCGGGCGCCTGGCTCCCCGGTTCCGCGCCGCGGCCCGCGCCCAGCAGGACCTGCGCGCGCCGGAGCCGGGGAGCAAGCCGCCCGGGCCCGATCAGCAGGCCGCGCTGGACGCGGCCGCGGAAGGTCTGCGCGGACTCGCGGCGTCGGCGGGTGCGTTGCTGCTGCGCGGCGGCCCGACACCGATGGCGGACTTCACCGCGGAGGCCGCGCAGGCGTTGGGCGGCTCGGCGATCGCGGCACCGGGCGAGCCGCTGGACGAGGAGCAGCGCCTGGTGGCCGACACGGTGATCGCGGACGTCCTGCGCGTCCGCCACGCCGCCCCGGCCCTGGGCGGCTAG
- a CDS encoding ribosomal protein L7/L12, whose translation MDYTLLAVVVLVAAVALGASASDRRINRIERRLSRMEQKLDAIAGHLGVTVAEPAQPQLADLPEVRRYLQEGKKIQAIKAYRESTGAGLKDAKDAVERLA comes from the coding sequence ATGGACTACACGCTGCTGGCCGTCGTCGTGCTGGTCGCGGCCGTCGCCCTGGGGGCCTCGGCCAGCGATCGCCGGATCAACCGCATCGAGCGCCGCCTCTCGCGGATGGAACAGAAGCTCGACGCCATCGCCGGGCACCTCGGCGTCACCGTGGCGGAGCCGGCGCAGCCGCAGCTCGCGGACCTGCCCGAGGTGCGGAGGTACCTGCAGGAGGGCAAGAAGATCCAGGCGATCAAGGCCTACCGCGAGAGTACCGGCGCGGGTCTCAAGGACGCGAAGGACGCCGTCGAGCGGCTGGCCTAG
- a CDS encoding MBL fold metallo-hydrolase, translating into MTADLPDVTQAPPPIVGGEPVEVAGGVFVLRDNRVPLVPNIGFVVGDRATLVVDTGLGRRNGEYVLAQAKRLANDRPLYLTTTHFHPEHGFGAEAFAGAATIVANRRQRDELAGKGAGYVRMFSGLGEAIAAELKDVAFVDPDVVYEGRAELDLGGHRVVLQEWGPAHSAGDQTVLVDGRVLFTGDLAETRMFPIAPYFPPYDTDFDGARWIAALSVMAESAPEVVVPGHGEIADVTLLHEIRGYLEHVQAEVTRLKTAGASAAETAAKLDEDARARWPEWTNPEWIGLAATAFHAAG; encoded by the coding sequence ATGACCGCAGACCTGCCCGATGTGACACAGGCGCCGCCGCCGATCGTGGGCGGCGAGCCGGTCGAGGTGGCCGGCGGCGTCTTCGTCCTGCGCGACAACCGGGTGCCGCTCGTGCCCAACATCGGCTTCGTGGTCGGTGACCGGGCGACGCTGGTCGTCGACACCGGCCTCGGCCGCCGCAACGGCGAATACGTGCTCGCACAAGCGAAGCGGCTCGCGAACGACCGGCCGCTGTACCTGACGACGACGCATTTCCACCCGGAGCACGGCTTCGGCGCGGAGGCGTTCGCCGGCGCGGCGACGATCGTCGCCAACCGGAGGCAACGCGACGAACTGGCCGGCAAGGGCGCCGGATATGTCCGGATGTTCAGCGGCCTCGGCGAAGCCATCGCCGCCGAACTGAAGGACGTCGCCTTCGTCGATCCGGACGTCGTCTACGAAGGCCGGGCGGAGCTCGACCTCGGCGGCCACCGCGTGGTGCTGCAGGAATGGGGCCCGGCGCACAGCGCGGGCGACCAGACCGTGCTCGTCGACGGCCGCGTGCTGTTCACCGGCGACCTCGCGGAGACCCGGATGTTCCCGATCGCGCCGTACTTCCCGCCGTACGACACCGACTTCGACGGCGCCCGCTGGATCGCCGCGCTGAGCGTGATGGCCGAGTCGGCCCCGGAAGTGGTCGTCCCGGGCCACGGCGAAATCGCGGACGTCACGCTGCTCCACGAGATCCGCGGCTACCTGGAGCACGTCCAGGCCGAGGTGACGCGGTTGAAGACCGCCGGCGCGTCCGCGGCGGAGACGGCGGCGAAGCTCGACGAGGACGCGCGGGCCCGGTGGCCGGAGTGGACCAATCCCGAGTGGATCGGCCTGGCGGCCACCGCGTTCCACGCCGCGGGCTGA
- a CDS encoding TetR/AcrR family transcriptional regulator, which translates to MARERYHHGDLRDALLDGAEALVRERGADGWSLREATVRIGVSPSAAYHHFASRDALVRALSDRLVARLGDRMARAAARARGGPRHRLVAAARDYVRWAIEDPAVAGLIFAAHRAEPGEPVSPHPHDVFAAELDRLAEEGGLPASARPGAEIVVWSAMHGLATLLADGLVRFDGPRAIDRQAERLIGAVLTGLEQEPEPASPWPLPRTSHTERAARENVGGPA; encoded by the coding sequence ATGGCACGTGAGCGGTACCACCACGGCGACCTGCGCGACGCGCTGCTCGACGGCGCCGAGGCGCTGGTCCGCGAGCGCGGCGCCGACGGCTGGAGCCTGCGGGAGGCGACGGTGCGGATCGGCGTCAGCCCGAGTGCGGCCTACCACCACTTCGCGTCGCGGGACGCGCTGGTCCGGGCCCTGTCGGACCGGCTGGTCGCCCGCCTCGGCGACCGCATGGCCCGCGCCGCCGCGCGCGCCCGGGGCGGCCCGCGGCACCGGCTCGTCGCGGCCGCGCGCGACTACGTCCGCTGGGCGATCGAGGACCCCGCGGTCGCCGGGCTGATCTTCGCGGCACACCGCGCGGAACCCGGCGAGCCGGTTTCACCGCACCCGCACGACGTCTTCGCGGCCGAACTCGACCGGCTGGCCGAAGAAGGCGGCTTGCCCGCGTCGGCGCGGCCCGGGGCGGAGATCGTCGTCTGGTCGGCGATGCACGGCCTCGCCACCCTCCTGGCCGACGGCCTCGTCCGGTTCGACGGCCCGCGCGCGATCGACCGCCAGGCCGAGCGGCTGATCGGAGCCGTGCTGACCGGCCTGGAGCAGGAACCCGAGCCGGCCTCACCGTGGCCGCTCCCCCGGACTTCGCACACCGAGCGGGCAGCGCGCGAAAATGTCGGTGGTCCCGCTTAG
- a CDS encoding isochorismatase family protein, producing MTTLTDRPKTALLVVDVQNGVMREAHDREAVVANIGALVDKARSAGVDVVWVQHTSAELPRDSETWQYIPELVRRDEEPLVHKAYGDSFEDTDLESVLAARGIGRLVVAGAQTDACIRSTLHGAIARGYDATLVADAHTTEDLSAYGAPPPGQVIAHTNLYWQFQTAPGRTAGTVKTEEVDFGVKAAV from the coding sequence ATGACCACACTCACCGACCGTCCGAAAACCGCGCTGCTCGTCGTCGACGTGCAGAACGGCGTCATGCGGGAGGCCCACGACCGAGAGGCCGTCGTCGCCAACATCGGGGCGCTGGTGGACAAAGCGCGCTCGGCGGGCGTCGACGTCGTGTGGGTGCAGCACACCAGCGCCGAGCTGCCGCGCGACAGCGAAACCTGGCAGTACATCCCCGAGCTCGTCCGCCGCGACGAGGAACCGCTGGTGCACAAGGCCTACGGCGATTCGTTCGAGGACACCGACCTCGAGAGCGTGCTGGCCGCGCGAGGCATCGGCCGGCTGGTGGTGGCGGGCGCCCAGACGGACGCGTGCATCCGCTCCACCCTGCACGGCGCGATCGCCCGCGGCTACGACGCGACCCTGGTCGCCGACGCGCACACGACCGAAGACCTCTCGGCGTACGGCGCGCCCCCGCCGGGACAGGTCATCGCACACACGAACCTGTACTGGCAGTTCCAGACCGCGCCGGGGCGGACGGCGGGCACGGTGAAGACCGAGGAGGTCGACTTCGGGGTGAAAGCGGCGGTCTGA
- a CDS encoding antibiotic biosynthesis monooxygenase family protein yields the protein MTFTRPEPPYYAVIVSSKLDAGHLDGYAPMDQRMTELGRAQPGYLGRESKTDADGRELTVLYYRDAESIAAWKQHPEHLEAQRRGREQWYADYHIEVAKVERAYGFKR from the coding sequence GTGACCTTCACGAGACCCGAGCCGCCGTACTACGCCGTGATCGTCAGCAGCAAGCTGGACGCCGGCCACCTCGACGGCTACGCGCCGATGGACCAGCGCATGACCGAACTCGGCCGAGCCCAGCCGGGCTACCTCGGCCGCGAGTCGAAAACCGACGCGGACGGCCGCGAGCTGACGGTCCTGTACTACCGCGACGCCGAGTCGATCGCGGCGTGGAAGCAGCACCCGGAGCACCTCGAGGCGCAACGGCGGGGCCGGGAGCAGTGGTACGCGGACTACCACATCGAGGTCGCCAAGGTGGAGCGCGCGTACGGCTTCAAGCGCTAG
- a CDS encoding serine hydrolase, whose amino-acid sequence MSTETLVRELRAELADGGLRGSFLVRDLASGQELGIDPDRVFPIASLVKVPLAAVTLERIRRGELDGATQVEIEPAGITTPGPIGLTRFRHPARVAVDDLVYLSTSLSDGAAADVLFELTPPADVTRMLDEWGAPGIAVRHPMRDLVDTPAERFGSGDVDLAHSLAIGASTAGQGHRLAQLDVTRANAASARALLDLLQALWTPSKIDPEVAAGVRDLMGLNVLRHRLTPDFASDAAKWSSKTGTLLNLRHEAGVVEHAGGRTFGVVALTESRVPAVLQPEAEVLMARVARALRDHLRAA is encoded by the coding sequence TTGAGCACCGAAACGCTGGTCCGGGAGCTGCGGGCGGAGCTGGCCGACGGCGGGCTCCGCGGCTCGTTCCTGGTCCGCGACCTGGCCTCCGGGCAGGAACTGGGGATCGACCCGGACCGGGTGTTCCCGATCGCTTCGCTGGTCAAGGTCCCGCTCGCGGCGGTGACCCTGGAGCGGATCCGCCGGGGCGAGCTCGACGGCGCGACCCAGGTCGAGATCGAGCCCGCCGGCATCACGACGCCGGGCCCGATCGGGCTGACCCGGTTCCGCCACCCGGCCCGCGTCGCCGTCGACGACCTGGTCTACCTGAGCACCTCCCTGAGCGACGGCGCCGCGGCCGACGTCCTGTTCGAGCTGACCCCGCCGGCCGACGTCACCCGGATGCTGGACGAGTGGGGCGCCCCCGGCATCGCCGTCCGCCACCCGATGCGCGACCTCGTCGACACCCCGGCCGAGCGGTTCGGGTCCGGCGACGTCGACCTGGCCCATTCGCTGGCCATCGGCGCGTCCACGGCCGGCCAGGGCCACCGGCTCGCACAACTGGACGTCACGCGCGCGAACGCCGCGTCGGCACGGGCGCTGCTCGACCTGCTGCAGGCCCTGTGGACGCCGTCGAAGATCGACCCGGAGGTGGCCGCCGGCGTCCGGGACCTGATGGGACTCAACGTCCTGCGCCACCGCCTGACGCCCGACTTCGCCTCGGACGCCGCGAAGTGGTCGTCGAAGACCGGGACGCTGCTGAACCTGCGGCACGAAGCGGGCGTCGTCGAACACGCCGGCGGCCGCACGTTCGGTGTCGTCGCCCTCACCGAGTCCCGCGTGCCGGCGGTGCTCCAGCCCGAGGCGGAGGTCCTGATGGCCCGGGTCGCCCGGGCGTTGCGGGACCACCTGCGCGCGGCCTGA
- a CDS encoding LysR family transcriptional regulator — protein MVVDLIGGCRAFVSVSEAGSFTAGAAVARIPQPVASRRIAALERHLGERLFDRSTRRATLTPFGRDMLPSAKRLVRLAEAMEHDARRARLRPMRVAVPDTCGVRDLAELAAEARALEVHLEFRAAAPGERAELVRTQEVRAALVAVPAEEGAWTVPLGLAGVAPPPSRVVHLETLRVGRSGGARRCVWLQPEDDVPHVRDRVLRIRDAVGLQPAQVAVAGSLTSAAADVFGSADLLLCSAAQAADLGLQWRPIGEIDLARGFDVTAALGEDADRLRTVLWAPVGRCLGATGA, from the coding sequence GTGGTGGTGGACCTGATCGGCGGCTGCAGGGCGTTCGTGAGCGTGAGCGAGGCCGGAAGCTTCACCGCGGGCGCGGCGGTCGCGCGGATCCCGCAGCCGGTCGCCAGCCGCCGGATCGCCGCGTTGGAACGCCACCTCGGCGAGCGGCTCTTCGACCGGTCGACCCGCCGGGCGACACTCACCCCGTTCGGCCGCGACATGCTGCCGTCGGCGAAACGCCTCGTGCGGCTGGCCGAGGCGATGGAACACGACGCCCGGCGCGCCCGGCTGCGGCCGATGCGGGTGGCCGTCCCGGACACCTGCGGCGTCCGCGACCTCGCCGAACTCGCCGCCGAGGCCCGCGCGCTGGAGGTCCACCTGGAGTTCCGCGCGGCGGCGCCGGGGGAGCGGGCCGAGCTCGTCCGCACCCAGGAGGTGCGCGCCGCGCTCGTCGCGGTCCCCGCCGAGGAGGGTGCGTGGACCGTCCCGCTGGGCCTGGCCGGGGTGGCGCCGCCGCCGTCGCGGGTCGTGCACCTGGAGACCCTGCGCGTCGGCCGGTCGGGTGGCGCACGCCGGTGTGTGTGGCTCCAGCCCGAGGACGACGTCCCGCACGTCCGCGACCGGGTCCTGCGGATCCGCGACGCCGTCGGCCTGCAACCCGCCCAGGTCGCCGTGGCCGGGTCGCTGACCTCGGCGGCGGCGGACGTCTTCGGCTCGGCGGACCTGCTGCTGTGCTCCGCCGCGCAGGCCGCCGACCTCGGGCTACAGTGGCGGCCGATCGGGGAGATCGACCTGGCGCGCGGCTTCGACGTCACCGCCGCGCTGGGGGAGGACGCCGACCGGCTGCGCACCGTGCTGTGGGCGCCGGTCGGGCGATGTCTCGGCGCGACCGGGGCTTGA